Part of the Debaryomyces hansenii CBS767 chromosome C complete sequence genome is shown below.
GATTGGTCTAGTGGAGGTAAATTTATCGCCACATCTTCGTTCTACGATAACATAGTTCAGATATGGTCACCAGACGAGACTGAGTAAATAGAACTTATATATTTGACATAAAACTTaattatgaatataaacTTAAATCTAATGGAACAGATGAACCTCTACCACTAGGATATAACTTAGTATGATCACCGTTTTCTCCATATCTTCTTGGGTGTGGAATGGAAGATgcattaataaatttgaacCTTTTTCCAGTGTCTTCAATTACAGTtttagaagatgaattacCAGCTTTGCCATTTCTATTTTGTGACGTATTAATAGTGTAGGCCAGAGCAGATATTTTTCTTAGAGACTCACCAGCATTTTGTTGCAGATCTACTGGTATGGAGCTTTTACCTGCCGGAGGAGGAGGAGGCGGAGGAGTTTTCTTCGTCTTGGAATATGCGTTAGAAGCAGGTAATGAGGGAGGCACTGAATTTGGTAGTGAAGGTGTACTAGGAGCCGAGGATGGTGGTAATGGAGGCGCCAGAGAAACAGGCGGTGTGGGCAGTTGGAAGTTCTTTGGTGTTGGTGGTGGTCTGCTTGGGTTAGAAACAGGCGACGGAGCAATAGATGGCGGTGTGGGTGGGATCAACAGTGGGTTTGGGACATTCGACGATGGTTGCGCTTTTGGGGCAGGAACAGATGTGTTCAGACTCTCATCAATTATGTTATTATCATCTCTTTTGGAATTAATGTCAGCAAGGAAAGGTAAAGAGCCTTGAGGTGGAGCTGGAGGCTTCGAATTCGAACTCGACGAGCTAGAGAAGCTTGGAATTGCAGGTGGAGCGGGTGGAGCAGGTGGAGCAGGTGGAGCAGGTGGTGGTGCATTAGTTTTGGGAATAGGTGGTGCCTTCGGTGCTGGTGGATGCGATATGGGTTTAGGTGGAGCAGAAGTATTTGGCAGCGACTTTGAAATGTTTGAAAGTCCGCTATTTCTTATAGCACTTGAAGATGATGGGGTAGAATCAACGACGTACGATTCGTCTCTCTTTGCATTAATTTCAGCCAAAAATGGTAATGCTCCACCACTAGCGGGAGGTGTCGGAGCCAGGGACAGTGTCCTTGAAGCTGAAGGTTTTTGAAATGCAGCTGAAAAGTTCGGTAACGGAGGCGGGGGAGGAGCACCTGATGATGGTACTGGGGGAGGTGTAGGAGCAGAAGATGCTGGAagtggtggtggtggtggagCAGAAGATGTTGGAagtggtggtggtggtggagCAGACGATGCTGGAagtggtggtggtggagATGTAGGAATTGAAGACGGTGTTGAGgaattttcatcttcaaagGAACTAATTGAATTCACCGAGCCGGATTTCAAATGTGACGATTTTTTTGGTCTGTTTGGCGGCATTTTTGGTGGTACTTTTAATCCAGACTTCGAGCCAAGGCCTGGAACATTGGATAATGGTGGTGGAGCAGGAGTCGAAGGTACCGGCGGAGCTGAAACTGATGGTACCGAAGGTATCGATGGCTTTTGTTCGGTATGTCTACTAGGTCTTGACGATGGCATAGGTGGAGCTGCTTGCGGCTTGCTAGCTTGTGGCCTAGATGAAGGCACCGGGATCTTGGGTGCTGATGGAGGTACTATTCCTGACCTATTATCATGCTTATTTACAGACTTCAATTTTGGCATACCACCTGCAAAAATGTCTCCCAACTGGGGAACTCCACTAGGAGGAGGAGGAGCTGGCGCACCATGCGATCCTGACGAAGACGATGGAGGAGCTCGTGCCCCAATGGATCCAGACGACTTAGAATCTAAAATGGGctttgatttatcaacGGTTGTTgctttcttcaatcttgCACCTTTTCTAATATCACCGAGTAAAGCATCTCTGCCAGCGGGCATAGCTGAGGGTGGACCAGGAGGTAAATTAGACGACCCTCCAAGCGCTGGAGGGGGAGGTGGAGGTGGGGGTGGAGGACCAGCCATTTTGTACTAATCTATGAATACAATTGAACGTGTTTAACAAAGAACAAGTGAATAGGATGGTGTTACAGACCGGGAGGGATCTTGATTTCTGTTAAAGCCGCCATAAAGCACGTGACCGATTAGACTAAAATCTATTCTATTACTATTTTGTTATAACTATACATGAAATGATATACAGGTTGCTATTTAACGCCCCAGGTTAAGTTATCAAAGCCCAATAACCAAGGGCCCAAGGTGTGTCTAACAAAAATCATGAGAAGTCCAATTAAAAACTGAAGTATCATGAGCAAAATGCATAATTTATCCTCTCTCAAAGGACCAAACCATACAAGACACAAGTTGATGATTGTCATGTTGGAAAACCTTGTAACCTTTGTAGTGCGTTCTACTTTTATGAGCTTGAAAGTTTCTAGCACTGACAAAAAACAATTCTGAAGTTTTGAGAGCGACTTCAACTCTCCAAAGCTAGGGTACATGAGACCGTCGTCGATGTTGAATCGGGGCATTCTGTGACGTGGGCAGGGAACAACTCCCAATATTTGGGGAGCAGAGTACACGAAGTTAATGATCTGCGGTAACAAGAATATCAACAACGTTTTGGAAAAATGACCCAAGATACCAACGATTGCAAAAACCATGCCACTGAAATAACAATAAGTATCCCCTACAAATACCCTTGCAGGAAACCAATTGAATTGGAACAATGCCAAAGATGTACCGACAAAAGGAATGAGGAAAATGGCCGAAAATAAATGGGAGTCATATGCTGCGGCCGATATATCAGGAGAGAAAAGATAGcaaaaatcattaataagaaaaatgaCTGCAAGAACAATGGACTGCCCTACTTCAAGGCCGTTGATACCAGCAAGAATATTGATTGAGTTTGGCGAAAAGATCGAAATCGCTGACATGTAGACATAGTAGAAAACCCCTAAATCAAGTAATTTGGGGGATCCCGTAGGCAATACGTAGTTATTGTCTAACGTACGGAAAGATAACCCAGTAACATAGGTGACAATATTATTGCCTGTCTGAATTAGAGTGTTCAACGATTCAAGCAAGAACTCGCCTCCAGGCAATTTGGTGGTGACAAAGCTCGGAACAACAATAGACGTCACACTGAAGTCAACATAGTAGACGATCAACAACGGCATCGATGCAACTGCCGGAAGAAAGAACTTGTGGCGCCATCTGATATCAAACAAGTCATCAAACAACCCCAAGAGAGTTGTACTTTGTAAGCACAATACGGCACTCAAGTATTCGGCCAATTTGTTATGTGGAAACAAACGGTTATTCGAAAGCGCCAGATACTGGTCCTTGTAGTTATTGGACATATCTGCATCGTCTGACATTGACGTGAAACTCACCAagtatttgaagaaaacaaacGGAATCAACCAAAACATGAGGAACAAGTATGTCACAGCACATACAACCCCCATAGACTCAGCAATTTCCTTCACAGGAGGTGCTTTGGAAAGATCCTTACCCTTGAGACCTATTCTAATGAAGCTGTCCATGAGCTTCGGTATCAACGATGCTGTTATAACGTACCCAATGCAAGCAAATGCAAACAGCGTTTGTAATGGTTTATTTGGAGCGATACATGCGATAGAAAGTACCAATAATGACACCTTAATTATTCGACCGAGAGACATGTCTGAAGCTTATTACTTACTGCATTGACTAAACCAAATAGTCTTATTGATTGATTGTATTCAAGTAACGGAAGAAGGCTTGAAAATTGACAAGTTTGACTTAATCCATACTGTATAATGCGCACAATTGggtattatcaattttatgatattgatattacCAATTAGTTTATTCCTACTGATATTATCGTAatcgaagaagataaatatgaagCCATTTATAACTGGGCACGAGGAGTTGATTCATGACATTAAATACGATTTTTATGGTAAACATATAGCAACATGCTCATCAGATCAACATATTAAAGTGTTCGACTTGGACTCATCCACTTCGACATGGGTTCTAAACGACCTGTGGAAAGCACATGATTCTCTGATAGTGAAGCTTTCGTGGGCACACCCAGGATTTTCTAGTAGTAAGATACTTGCATCGTGTTCGTATGATCGAACTGTGAAGATTTGGCAAGAGCAACCAGAGGAGTTGCATGGGTCTGGTAGAAGATGGATAAAATTAGCTACATTGGCAATCGAGTCATACGGACCCATTTACGATGTGGTATTTGCACCTAACCACTTAGGGTTGAAATTGGGGTGTGTGGGACTGGACGGTATATTTCGAATTTATGAATCGTTAGACCCATCTGACTTGACTAATTGGGTACTTACAACTGAAATACCAATACTAAGCGATCTGTTACCAGCGAAGAGTTTACAGAGTAGTTTTGGTATCGAATGGTGTCCAGCTAAGTTCACCAAGACGGAGAAGTTTATAATTGTGGCCTTGGACCAAGGCTTTATATATGGCACGGCGCCGAGTAATCAGCTGTATGACGAGGACGTATTAGGTGACTTTGGATCCGATGCAGACCAGAGCTCTATAGGTAGCCACTCGAACAGCAAGGTGATAAAACTATGCGATTTGCCCGAACATAATGGGTTGATAAGGTCGGTAAGCTGGGCACCATCAATGGGTCGCAATTATCACTTAATTGCTACAGGCTGTAAAGATGGGTATGTAAGGATATTCAAGGCTGTAGAGTCTGCAACTggtgaattgaaaatagaGACGCTagcaaaattgaatgatcATAAGCTGGAGGTGTGGCGAGTTAACTGGAATTTGACTGGGACAATTTTAAGTTCGGCTGGCGACGACGGGAAGATTAGATTATGGAAATGcaattatttgaatgaGTGGAAATGTATGAGTGTTATTAGTAGTAGCAATAGACTGAGTAATAGGGAAGTACAAGAAGAGCCATTAGGCAAAAATGCCACTACAAATGCAAGAATAAACTAAGTCTTTCTATGACTAAATATTAATCTACATAACGTAAATATACAGTaattaaattcttctcttcttcttttcaattttagttttgttgttttcttctaattggTTCCACAACTCTTCTTCGTcactttcattttcttcggCTTCGAGTGCTTTTCTCcttcttttttcaatattctttttaCGTTTATCTCCCATTTCAGACTCGggttcttcttcttcctcatcTTCACTATCCAACATCAATACATCTGAGATTTGCACCCCAAGGTAGACCTTTGCAAGTATCTCCCTGCTGCTAATATCATATGTTCTAAGATACCTATCCAATCCTCCAgttgaaattatttcatcGTCAAAGATATTTACACCAACGATGGCCCCAGTATTACCCCCAGCTGAGAATTTTCCTAAAAGCTTACTAACTGGCTTGGTTATTTCTCCTGCAGAAGCAGAATGTGTTTTAAATGCTTTGGAATCGATTTGTGCCAAGGAGTATTTGGCGACTAGATTATGCGTGTCAGATACGAtgacttcttcttctgaatcAGCGAAGTTCAAGGTAACTATTGGTTTTTCACAAACTTTATAATCTTGTATCGGTCTTTTTCCATGGGTTGTGTCATAAATACGTACTTGACCATATCTTGTTGAAGTTAAGAACTTGTAACCATCTTTA
Proteins encoded:
- a CDS encoding DEHA2C10120p (similar to uniprot|P37370 Saccharomyces cerevisiae YLR337c VRP1 Involved in cytoskeletal organization and cellular growth), producing the protein MAGPPPPPPPPPPALGGSSNLPPGPPSAMPAGRDALLGDIRKGARLKKATTVDKSKPILDSKSSGSIGARAPPSSSSGSHGAPAPPPPSGVPQLGDIFAGGMPKLKSVNKHDNRSGIVPPSAPKIPVPSSRPQASKPQAAPPMPSSRPSRHTEQKPSIPSVPSVSAPPVPSTPAPPPLSNVPGLGSKSGLKVPPKMPPNRPKKSSHLKSGSVNSISSFEDENSSTPSSIPTSPPPPLPASSAPPPPPLPTSSAPPPPPLPASSAPTPPPVPSSGAPPPPPLPNFSAAFQKPSASRTSSSAPTPPASGGALPFLAEINAKRDESYVVDSTPSSSSAIRNSGLSNISKSSPNTSAPPKPISHPPAPKAPPIPKTNAPPPAPPAPPAPPAPPAIPSFSSSSSSNSKPPAPPQGSLPFLADINSKRDDNNIIDESSNTSVPAPKAQPSSNVPNPSLIPPTPPSIAPSPVSNPSRPPPTPKNFQSPTPPVSSAPPLPPSSAPSTPSLPNSVPPSLPASNAYSKTKKTPPPPPPPAGKSSIPVDSQQNAGESLRKISASAYTINTSQNRNGKAGNSSSKTVIEDTGKRFKFINASSIPHPRRYGENGDHTKLYPSGRGSSVPLDLSLYS
- a CDS encoding DEHA2C10142p (similar to uniprot|P07286 Saccharomyces cerevisiae YBR243C ALG7 UDP-N-acetyl-glucosamine-1-P transferase) → MSLGRIIKVSLLVLSIACIAPNKPLQTSFAFACIGYVITASLIPKLMDSFIRIGLKGKDLSKAPPVKEIAESMGVVCAVTYLFLMFWLIPFVFFKYLVSFTSMSDDADMSNNYKDQYSALSNNRLFPHNKLAEYLSAVLCLQSTTLLGLFDDLFDIRWRHKFFLPAVASMPLLIVYYVDFSVTSIVVPSFVTTKLPGGEFLLESLNTLIQTGNNIVTYVTGLSFRTLDNNYVLPTGSPKLLDLGVFYYVYMSAISIFSPNSINILAGINGLEVGQSIVLAVIFLINDFCYLFSPDISAAAYDSHLFSAIFLIPFVGTSLALFQFNWFPARVFVGDTYCYFSGMVFAIVGILGHFSKTLLIFLLPQIINFVYSAPQILGVVPCPRHRMPRFNIDDGLMYPSFGELKSLSKLQNCFLSVLETFKLIKVERTTKVTRFSNMTIINLCLVWFGPLREDKLCILLMILQFLIGLLMIFVRHTLGPWLLGFDNLTWGVK
- a CDS encoding DEHA2C10164p (similar to uniprot|P53011 Saccharomyces cerevisiae YGL100w SEH1 Nuclear pore protein), with the protein product MKPFITGHEELIHDIKYDFYGKHIATCSSDQHIKVFDLDSSTSTWVLNDSWKAHDSSIVKLSWAHPGFSSSKILASCSYDRTVKIWQEQPEELHGSGRRWIKLATLAIESYGPIYDVVFAPNHLGLKLGCVGSDGIFRIYESLDPSDLTNWVLTTEIPILSDSLPAKSLQSSFGIEWCPAKFTKTEKFIIVALDQGFIYGTAPSNQSYDEDVLGDFGSDADQSSIGSHSNSKVIKLCDLPEHNGLIRSVSWAPSMGRNYHLIATGCKDGYVRIFKAVESATGELKIETLAKLNDHKSEVWRVNWNLTGTILSSAGDDGKIRLWKCNYLNEWKCMSVISSSNRSSNREVQEEPLGKNATTNARIN